In one Pseudomonas fitomaticsae genomic region, the following are encoded:
- a CDS encoding LysR family transcriptional regulator — protein sequence MDIKQLKFLIALDETRHFGQAAARCHITQPTLSMRLRNLEDELDLVLVNRGQRFEGFTQAGERVLAWARTLLAAHDGLFAEAAACRGQLVGSLRLGLVPLSNFNPVNYIQGLSGTYPELKYSLSSLSSDEIIEGLGNNQLDLGVCYLDHVNPNYFEFFEIGETRVGLLYDTRHFHFEGPEMSWEDAAELPLGMITTGMHYRKSIDLSFRSRGLNPQPIMESDSTYQLLQAIHQGFCCSIMPLDSGLEEPIEHLAFINLPDASVLAPLGLVMRKTEPRSAIAEKCFAEARKMFGIEAPAD from the coding sequence GTGGACATCAAACAACTCAAGTTCCTGATCGCGCTGGACGAAACCCGCCACTTCGGCCAGGCCGCCGCGCGCTGCCACATCACCCAGCCGACCCTGTCGATGCGCCTGCGCAATCTGGAAGACGAGCTGGATCTGGTGCTGGTCAATCGCGGCCAGCGCTTCGAAGGTTTCACCCAGGCCGGCGAGCGCGTACTGGCCTGGGCCCGCACACTGCTGGCGGCCCACGACGGGTTGTTCGCCGAAGCCGCAGCCTGCCGCGGGCAACTGGTCGGTAGCCTGCGGCTGGGGCTGGTGCCGCTGAGCAACTTCAATCCGGTCAATTACATTCAGGGTTTGTCCGGGACTTACCCGGAGCTGAAATACAGCCTGTCGTCGCTGAGTTCGGACGAGATCATCGAGGGCCTGGGCAACAATCAGCTGGACCTGGGCGTGTGTTATCTGGACCACGTCAACCCGAACTATTTCGAGTTTTTCGAGATCGGCGAAACCCGCGTCGGCCTGCTCTACGACACCCGCCACTTCCATTTCGAAGGCCCGGAAATGAGCTGGGAGGACGCCGCCGAACTGCCGCTGGGGATGATCACCACCGGCATGCACTACCGCAAATCCATCGACCTGAGTTTCCGCAGTCGCGGGCTCAATCCACAGCCGATCATGGAAAGCGACTCGACCTATCAACTGCTGCAAGCGATTCACCAGGGTTTCTGCTGCTCGATCATGCCGCTGGACAGCGGGCTGGAGGAGCCGATCGAGCACTTGGCTTTCATCAATTTGCCGGATGCCAGCGTGCTCGCGCCGCTGGGGCTGGTGATGCGCAAGACCGAACCGCGCTCGGCGATTGCCGAGAAGTGTTTTGCCGAGGCGCGCAAGATGTTCGGGATCGAGGCGCCTGCCGATTAA
- the moaB gene encoding molybdenum cofactor biosynthesis protein B, translated as MSVKSDALFVPLNIAVLTVSDTRDYASDTSGQLLVSRLLEAGHTLSERNLLKDDLYKIRAQVAQWIADENIQVVLITGGTGFTGRDSTPEAVACLLDKQIDGFGELFRAISILDIGTSTVQSRALAGLSNGTLVCCLPGSTGACRTAWEGILAEQLDNRHRPCNFVPHLKPVQACGPRG; from the coding sequence ATGAGTGTTAAATCGGATGCCTTGTTCGTTCCCCTGAATATTGCCGTGCTGACGGTCAGCGATACCCGCGATTACGCCAGCGACACCTCCGGCCAGTTGCTGGTCAGCCGCTTGCTTGAGGCCGGCCACACCTTGAGCGAACGCAATCTGCTCAAGGACGACCTGTACAAGATCCGCGCCCAGGTCGCGCAGTGGATCGCCGACGAGAACATTCAAGTGGTGCTGATCACCGGCGGCACCGGTTTCACTGGCCGCGACAGCACCCCGGAAGCCGTGGCCTGCCTGCTGGACAAGCAGATCGACGGTTTCGGCGAGCTGTTCCGCGCCATCTCGATTCTCGACATCGGCACCTCGACCGTGCAAAGCCGTGCGCTGGCCGGCCTGTCCAACGGCACGCTGGTGTGCTGCCTGCCGGGTTCCACCGGCGCCTGCCGCACGGCGTGGGAAGGTATCCTCGCCGAACAACTGGATAACCGTCACCGCCCGTGCAACTTCGTCCCGCACCTCAAGCCGGTGCAGGCCTGCGGGCCGCGCGGATGA
- a CDS encoding molybdopterin molybdotransferase MoeA codes for MSKPGLMPVEDALDQLLAMADEQRLPDSESVPLNEARGRVLASDLVATLDLPPWPNSAMDGYALNLADLLRQPLSVSQRVYAGLAPDTLLPGTCARIFTGAPLPNGANCVEMQENVEVLEDGRVRFLQPLKVGQNIRAQGQENRVGDTLLRAGKRLGPFELAVAAGQGMTHLPVVRRPRVALLSTGDELVEPGQPLRPGSIYNSNRTLLDHWLRELGCEVIDAGILPDRPAQTRLKLEQLQVAADLILTTGGVSAGDADCLGHVLRDNGKPLLWKLAIKPGKPLTVGHFGTVPVIGLPGNPTSALVTFGLLARPYLLRIQGVEEVMPLSFTVNAGFDWPKPGSRREYLRVRLEGGQAALYPNQSSGVLLGATWADGLVEIPENSTLLRGDPLRFIPFSELF; via the coding sequence ATGAGCAAGCCGGGGTTGATGCCGGTCGAGGACGCCCTCGACCAACTGCTGGCGATGGCCGATGAACAACGTCTGCCTGACAGCGAATCGGTGCCGCTCAATGAAGCGCGCGGACGCGTGCTGGCCAGCGATCTGGTCGCCACCCTCGATCTGCCGCCGTGGCCGAACAGCGCCATGGACGGCTACGCCTTGAACCTCGCCGACCTGCTTCGCCAGCCGTTGAGCGTGTCGCAGCGGGTCTACGCCGGGCTGGCGCCGGATACGTTGCTGCCCGGTACCTGCGCACGAATCTTCACCGGCGCGCCGTTGCCCAACGGCGCCAATTGCGTGGAAATGCAGGAAAACGTCGAAGTGCTGGAGGACGGCCGCGTCCGTTTCCTGCAACCGCTGAAGGTCGGCCAGAACATCCGCGCCCAGGGCCAGGAGAACCGCGTCGGCGACACCTTGCTGCGCGCCGGCAAACGCCTCGGCCCGTTCGAACTGGCTGTCGCCGCAGGGCAGGGCATGACCCATTTGCCGGTGGTACGTCGTCCGCGCGTGGCATTGCTGTCGACCGGTGATGAGCTGGTGGAACCAGGGCAACCGCTGCGCCCCGGCAGCATCTACAACAGCAACCGCACCTTGCTCGACCACTGGTTGCGCGAACTGGGTTGCGAGGTGATCGACGCCGGGATTCTTCCCGATCGCCCGGCGCAGACCCGGCTCAAACTCGAGCAACTGCAAGTGGCGGCCGACCTGATTCTGACTACCGGCGGTGTGTCTGCCGGTGATGCCGATTGCCTCGGCCATGTGCTGCGCGACAACGGCAAACCGCTGCTGTGGAAACTCGCGATCAAACCCGGCAAACCGTTGACGGTCGGCCATTTCGGCACGGTGCCGGTGATCGGCCTGCCGGGCAATCCGACCTCGGCGCTGGTGACCTTCGGCCTGCTGGCGCGCCCGTACCTGCTGCGTATTCAAGGCGTGGAAGAGGTGATGCCGCTGAGCTTCACGGTCAACGCCGGCTTCGACTGGCCGAAACCCGGCAGCCGTCGCGAATACCTGCGGGTGCGTCTGGAGGGCGGGCAGGCGGCGCTGTACCCGAACCAGAGTTCCGGAGTTCTGCTCGGCGCGACCTGGGCCGACGGGCTGGTGGAAATCCCTGAGAACAGCACCTTGCTGAGGGGCGATCCGCTGCGTTTCATCCCATTCAGC